A region of Rhizobium grahamii DNA encodes the following proteins:
- a CDS encoding bifunctional folylpolyglutamate synthase/dihydrofolate synthase, whose protein sequence is MIPRGQAVVSEAAQEIDKLLGLHPKGFDLSLDRITRLLSVLGDPQKKLPPVIHVAGTNGKGSVTAFCRALLEAGGYSAHVHTSPHLVNWHERYRIGVEGGRGQLVDDAVFAEAVRRVAAANDGQKITVFEILTAVTFILFSEHPADAAILEVGLGGRFDATNVISDPAVSVIMPISLDHQPYLGDRVELIAAEKAGIMKRGHPVVIGKQEYDAALDVLMSTAERLNCPTAVFGQDYMAHEEYGRLVYQDEFGLADLPLPRLPGRHQYANAAAAIRAVKAAGFTVTETMMEKALLSVEWPGRLQRLSDGNLMASAPAKAEIWVDGGHNPGAGEVIAEAMANFEEKQPRPLFLIIGMINTKDPVGYFKAFKGLAEKVYCVPIRGSDAMIDPVILANAAYDAGLVAEPMSTVSDALEAIKEGAFEQDHPPRILIGGSLYLVGDVLADNGTPPK, encoded by the coding sequence ATGATACCAAGGGGCCAAGCCGTAGTGAGCGAAGCAGCGCAGGAAATCGATAAGCTCTTGGGATTGCATCCCAAGGGCTTTGATCTGTCCCTGGATCGCATTACCCGTCTGCTTTCTGTTCTCGGTGATCCGCAGAAGAAGCTGCCGCCCGTCATTCATGTGGCGGGCACCAACGGCAAAGGCTCGGTAACCGCCTTTTGCCGTGCCTTGTTGGAGGCCGGCGGCTACAGCGCCCATGTCCACACCTCTCCGCATCTCGTAAACTGGCACGAGCGCTATCGGATAGGTGTCGAAGGCGGTCGTGGGCAACTGGTGGATGATGCCGTCTTCGCTGAGGCCGTCCGACGCGTTGCGGCCGCCAATGATGGCCAGAAGATCACTGTTTTCGAGATCCTGACGGCAGTCACTTTCATTCTGTTTTCAGAGCATCCGGCGGATGCCGCTATCCTCGAGGTTGGCCTCGGTGGTCGTTTCGACGCCACCAACGTCATCTCCGATCCCGCCGTCTCGGTCATCATGCCGATCTCGCTCGATCACCAGCCGTATCTGGGCGATCGTGTCGAACTGATTGCGGCGGAGAAGGCCGGGATCATGAAGCGCGGGCATCCCGTTGTCATCGGTAAGCAGGAATATGACGCCGCGCTCGACGTGCTGATGTCGACCGCCGAACGGCTGAACTGCCCGACGGCCGTCTTCGGTCAGGACTATATGGCGCATGAAGAATACGGACGCCTCGTCTATCAGGACGAGTTCGGCCTGGCCGATCTGCCATTGCCGCGCCTTCCTGGCCGTCACCAGTATGCCAACGCCGCGGCCGCGATCCGCGCCGTCAAGGCTGCCGGCTTCACAGTCACCGAGACGATGATGGAGAAGGCGCTGCTCTCGGTCGAGTGGCCGGGCCGTCTTCAGCGTCTGAGCGACGGCAACCTGATGGCCAGCGCTCCGGCAAAAGCGGAAATCTGGGTCGATGGCGGTCACAACCCCGGCGCCGGCGAGGTGATCGCTGAAGCAATGGCGAACTTCGAGGAAAAGCAGCCACGGCCGCTCTTCCTAATCATCGGCATGATCAACACCAAGGATCCGGTTGGCTACTTCAAGGCGTTCAAGGGCTTGGCCGAGAAGGTCTATTGCGTGCCGATCCGTGGTAGCGACGCGATGATCGATCCGGTCATCCTGGCGAATGCCGCCTATGATGCCGGCCTTGTGGCAGAGCCGATGTCGACTGTCAGCGACGCATTGGAAGCAATCAAGGAAGGCGCGTTCGAACAGGACCATCCGCCGCGCATCCTGATCGGCGGCTCTCTCTATCTCGTCGGCGATGTGCTTGCCGACAACGGCACACCCCCGAAATGA
- the trxA gene encoding thioredoxin has protein sequence MATVKVDINNFQSEVLESAEPVVVDFWAEWCGPCKMIAPSLEELAVEFQGKVKVAKLNIDENPELAAQFGVRSIPTLAMFKAGEVADIKVGAAPKTALSSWISSAA, from the coding sequence ATGGCTACCGTAAAAGTCGATATCAACAACTTCCAGTCGGAAGTTCTGGAATCCGCAGAACCCGTCGTCGTCGATTTCTGGGCTGAATGGTGCGGCCCGTGCAAGATGATCGCCCCCAGTCTCGAAGAACTCGCTGTCGAGTTTCAGGGCAAGGTGAAGGTCGCCAAGCTCAACATCGACGAGAATCCGGAATTGGCCGCTCAGTTCGGCGTCCGTTCCATCCCGACGCTCGCCATGTTCAAGGCCGGCGAAGTTGCCGACATCAAGGTTGGCGCTGCACCGAAGACCGCCCTTTCGAGCTGGATCTCGAGCGCCGCCTAA
- the addA gene encoding double-strand break repair helicase AddA, whose translation MNDETTLPEGDDPIAWTSWTTIQQSVASDPERSAWVSANAGSGKTHVLTQRVIRLLLAGARPSAILCLTYTKAAASEMSNRVFDRLADWAVLSDDDLSQRIGQIEGKRPDRLKLAEARRLFARALETPGGLKIQTIHAFCEALLHQFPLEANVAGHFSVLDDRAAVTLLADARRSLLTATTPEDDATLAEAFTYVLNLGDESGLENLLSEIVANRNAIRRFTLAAERAGGLDLVLRDRLGLLPDETEAAIVASYWPLPVLSGPVLDRYLDLADEKGGVKAQDVAANLRAAGRERDAKRRIALLEKTFLTVKGEAKADSQFFVKAMLSEAPALADAIAAARSHILSRRDRLKIIRMHDATRAALILADRLNRDYEDLKKQRSQLDFEDLITRTADLLNKSDVGPWIHYKLDQGIDHILVDEAQDTSPIQWSVIQSLAEDFFSGEGARSVVRTLFAVGDEKQSIYSFQGARPERFSEESRRTRHRVAQSGLAFSTVRLPLSFRSTADVLAAVDHIFTPEGNARGLSASSEPVVHRSNRIGHPGAVDLWEMIAPEVTVKEEDWTAPFDATPESAPAAVLARRMAHTIGNLVGKETIIEKGKERLIEAGDILVLVRKRDSFVNALTRALKRRDNIPVAGADRLRLTSHIAIQDLVALGRFLLLPQDDLSLAALMKSPLLDLSEDDIFAVAALRPDDESVWTHLLKFADDGNERLQVAVRKLKLFLNESKSLSVHDFYAHVLGSNGGRRQFLARLGTEVSDILDEFLTFALDHENSGLPGLQSFISTLELEAPEVKREQDKGRNEVRIMTVHASKGLEAPIVFLVDGGSKAFTHSHMPKLRLLEQPGDEPPMPAWVPLGDLSNSLTQADASRIQLLAEEEYRRLLYVAMTRAADRLIVCGYRGVRPNSDTWHAMISAAMTDSHPHVAAATFSGPDGTWSGIKWRVPHIGRNFERAAPPELAQTNERLPENLSRPLPPQRQLPRPLSPSGAGTVIDEQADDLLVTSPLFGDKAKSDRSLLKGRLLHRMLQTLPDFSPTDRLAAAQRYLERSARRWSQDERETLIRSVLRLLEAPTLQGVFTGHAQPEVSIMGTLSLKGRDYAVSGRVDRMAVFDDRVVVLDYKTNRVPPQTAEAIPFAHKAQLAIYREILAPLYPGKRIDCVLVYTENGSVHTLPPDALASALAQLETK comes from the coding sequence ATGAATGATGAAACGACGCTGCCGGAGGGCGATGATCCTATCGCATGGACAAGCTGGACAACAATCCAGCAGTCGGTTGCCTCGGACCCAGAGCGTTCTGCATGGGTTTCGGCCAACGCCGGATCCGGCAAGACGCACGTCCTGACGCAACGGGTCATTCGCTTGCTGCTTGCCGGCGCGCGCCCCTCGGCAATTCTCTGCCTGACTTATACCAAGGCTGCGGCCTCCGAAATGTCCAACCGCGTGTTTGACCGACTGGCTGATTGGGCCGTCCTGTCAGACGACGATCTGAGCCAGCGGATCGGCCAGATCGAGGGCAAGCGGCCTGATCGCCTGAAGCTCGCCGAAGCGCGTCGGCTGTTTGCAAGGGCGCTCGAAACGCCGGGCGGATTGAAAATCCAGACAATCCACGCCTTCTGTGAAGCCCTGCTGCACCAGTTTCCGCTGGAAGCTAACGTCGCGGGTCATTTTTCGGTTCTCGACGACCGCGCTGCCGTCACTCTGCTTGCCGATGCGCGGCGTTCGCTCCTGACGGCGACGACGCCTGAAGATGATGCCACGTTGGCCGAAGCCTTCACCTATGTTCTCAATCTCGGCGACGAAAGCGGCCTGGAAAACCTGCTGAGTGAGATCGTTGCAAACCGCAACGCGATCCGCAGATTCACGCTCGCAGCGGAGCGCGCCGGCGGCCTTGATCTTGTTCTTCGCGACAGGTTGGGACTTCTTCCTGATGAGACAGAAGCAGCAATCGTCGCCAGCTATTGGCCGTTGCCAGTACTATCGGGCCCCGTGCTCGACCGCTATCTCGATCTCGCGGATGAGAAAGGTGGCGTCAAGGCTCAAGACGTTGCCGCGAACCTCCGGGCTGCGGGCAGAGAACGAGACGCGAAACGCCGCATCGCGCTTCTCGAAAAGACGTTCCTGACCGTCAAGGGCGAGGCGAAGGCGGATTCGCAGTTCTTCGTAAAGGCGATGCTGAGCGAAGCGCCGGCACTGGCAGATGCCATTGCGGCGGCACGATCGCACATTCTCTCTCGCCGCGACCGACTGAAGATCATCCGGATGCATGATGCGACGCGGGCAGCGTTGATCCTGGCTGATCGCCTCAATCGCGACTACGAGGACCTCAAGAAGCAGCGAAGCCAGCTCGACTTCGAGGACCTGATCACGCGCACGGCGGATCTGCTCAACAAGAGCGATGTCGGGCCCTGGATCCACTACAAGCTCGACCAGGGCATCGATCATATTCTTGTCGACGAAGCGCAGGACACCAGCCCGATCCAATGGAGTGTCATTCAGTCGCTGGCCGAAGATTTCTTTTCGGGAGAGGGTGCCCGAAGTGTTGTGCGCACGCTGTTTGCGGTTGGCGACGAGAAGCAGTCGATCTACTCGTTTCAAGGTGCACGGCCCGAGCGGTTCTCCGAAGAGAGCCGTCGGACCCGTCACCGCGTAGCCCAAAGCGGGCTTGCCTTTTCGACGGTTCGCCTGCCGCTATCCTTCCGCTCCACCGCCGATGTTCTGGCAGCCGTCGACCACATCTTTACACCCGAGGGTAACGCCCGCGGGCTGAGCGCTTCCAGCGAGCCCGTCGTTCACCGTTCCAACCGTATCGGTCATCCCGGCGCCGTCGATCTTTGGGAGATGATCGCTCCTGAAGTGACCGTCAAGGAAGAGGACTGGACCGCGCCCTTCGACGCGACGCCCGAAAGCGCGCCAGCAGCCGTTCTTGCTCGCAGGATGGCGCACACGATCGGCAATCTGGTCGGCAAGGAAACCATCATTGAGAAGGGTAAGGAGCGCCTGATCGAAGCCGGAGACATCCTCGTCCTGGTGCGGAAACGCGATTCCTTCGTCAATGCGTTGACCCGTGCCTTGAAGCGTCGTGACAACATTCCGGTTGCGGGCGCCGACCGCTTGAGGCTGACAAGCCACATCGCCATTCAGGACCTCGTCGCCCTCGGCCGGTTCCTGCTTCTGCCGCAGGACGACCTGTCGCTGGCGGCACTGATGAAAAGCCCCCTGCTCGATCTCAGCGAAGACGACATCTTTGCCGTGGCGGCGCTCCGTCCGGACGATGAGAGCGTTTGGACACATCTGCTGAAATTTGCGGACGATGGCAACGAGCGGCTGCAGGTCGCGGTTCGAAAGCTGAAGCTGTTCCTGAATGAATCGAAAAGCCTCTCTGTCCATGACTTCTACGCCCATGTGTTGGGGAGCAACGGTGGACGCCGACAATTTCTCGCTCGCCTGGGCACCGAGGTCAGCGATATTCTCGATGAGTTCCTGACCTTCGCGCTCGACCACGAGAATTCCGGCCTCCCTGGCTTACAATCGTTCATTTCGACGCTCGAACTGGAGGCCCCGGAGGTCAAGCGCGAGCAGGACAAAGGCCGCAACGAAGTGCGGATCATGACCGTCCACGCCTCGAAGGGCCTGGAAGCGCCGATCGTCTTCCTCGTCGACGGTGGCTCGAAAGCCTTTACGCATAGCCATATGCCGAAGCTGCGGCTGCTGGAGCAGCCGGGCGACGAGCCGCCGATGCCGGCATGGGTGCCGCTCGGGGATCTCAGCAACTCGCTGACACAGGCTGACGCGAGCCGCATTCAGTTGCTGGCCGAGGAAGAGTATCGCCGGCTGCTTTACGTGGCGATGACGCGAGCCGCCGACCGGTTGATCGTTTGCGGCTACCGCGGCGTGCGGCCGAACAGCGATACTTGGCATGCGATGATTTCAGCGGCGATGACTGATAGCCACCCACACGTCGCGGCGGCAACGTTCTCCGGTCCCGACGGCACCTGGTCTGGAATCAAATGGCGCGTTCCGCACATCGGAAGGAACTTCGAGCGGGCCGCACCACCTGAGCTGGCACAAACGAATGAAAGATTGCCCGAAAACCTCAGCAGACCGCTGCCGCCGCAGAGACAGTTGCCGCGACCTCTCAGCCCTTCCGGCGCGGGCACGGTCATTGATGAGCAGGCAGACGACCTGCTCGTCACATCCCCACTATTCGGCGACAAAGCAAAATCCGACCGCTCCTTGCTAAAGGGCCGGCTCCTGCACCGCATGCTGCAGACGCTACCGGACTTTTCACCGACAGATCGCCTGGCCGCCGCGCAACGCTATCTGGAGCGTTCGGCCCGGCGCTGGTCGCAGGACGAGCGCGAAACGCTGATCCGATCTGTCTTGCGACTGCTGGAAGCACCGACACTGCAAGGCGTATTCACCGGCCACGCCCAACCCGAAGTCTCGATCATGGGAACGCTATCCCTGAAAGGCCGCGACTACGCAGTCTCTGGCCGCGTCGATAGAATGGCGGTCTTCGACGATCGCGTTGTCGTACTCGACTACAAGACCAATCGCGTCCCGCCGCAGACAGCGGAAGCAATCCCCTTTGCTCACAAGGCGCAGCTTGCCATTTATCGGGAGATCCTGGCGCCGCTCTACCCAGGCAAGCGCATCGATTGCGTGCTCGTCTACACCGAAAATGGCTCCGTTCACACGCTACCGCCGGATGCCCTGGCGTCGGCGCTTGCGCAACTCGAGACAAAGTGA